TGGTGGAGCAGGCCTTTCCTCCATACCAGAGGAGAAAGGGGGGGTTGAGGTAAAAAAGCTTAACCTTAGCCACAAGAGACATAACTTCATCCGAAATGGAAGCTTGAAAGGATGAGGGGGTGGGGGTAGCAGAGGGCATGAGGGGGATGCCATTTGACAACAAACCTGGGGATGAAAGGGGTTTAGGGGAAAGGCTGAGATTCATCATCGATGggatttcaccttcttcaaggGGAATAACAAGATTAACAATCTTAATAGGGTCCACAGGGGATTTTAAGATTTCAAGGATCTTGTTCGTGTGGGGGTACTCCTCACGGATTTCATTCGCATCGGTCAGCTCCAGGGGAGCAGATGATGAGGAAGCATTTGGGTTGATGGGCTCAACCCAGATAGCCTTTTCTTTGAGCTTGGGCTCAGTAGTCACTGGGGACGTACACTCAGTGTAGGTATGGCCTTGTTTATTACACTTCTGGCAAaagagggtagcattttcatacacaatagcctgggaccattttccccattttgattttAGAGACACAAAATTAGGGAGAGCCTTGTTAATCGTAACATTGACACAAAAGCGAGCATAAAACGAACTGGATTTATTGAGAGTGACCGAGTTTGTTGCAACATAGCTACCAAACGAGTTCCCTATCTAGCAGAAGATTTGCTCATCCCAGAACTCCAGTGGGAGGCCAGGAAGCCTAACCCATATAGGAGCCATGCAGTTGATTTCGACTGAGGGGTCGAATCCCGACCTCCATTTATCCAGAGAGAGAAAATGTTTGCCATAAGCCCAGGAACCCGATAGGACATAGATCAGATCTTCCTCAGTATTGAACTTGAACAGGAAGAGTCCCCCCGACATTGCTGAGATGTCCATGCTACCTTTGATCTTCCATCGAGATTTCGCCCATCGCCTGATCATGTCAATAGATGGTCGGAAGGAAAATAATCGACCAACAATTGCCAGGTGAAGGGAGGAGACGATTTTGTCCATGAGATTGTCTAGGAGCTTGATCTTAGTTCCTTCCTCCGTTTGGGTAAATTTGGCCAAAGCTGCTTCTAAGGTCGAATTTGTGGACCCAAGGAGGGCATTCTTCCAACTAGACTTAGGATCCTTCTTTCCATTCTCCACATCCCCCTGTCTGGCAGAAGTTTCTAGTCTGAGATGTGGTGTATTCTTCCCTTCACCGTCCAGGCCAGAGTCAGTCAGAACTGACGTGGTGGAAGGGGTGTCAAACTTGGCATTCCCTTCACCGTCCAGGCCAGAGTCAGTCAGAACTGACGTGGTGGAAGGGGTGTCAAACTTGGCATTTCATTCCATATGACCTACAGACCGTGGGGTCCCCATAGTCGGAACAACATGTGATTCGACCGTGGTATCGGGTATGGGGTCTAGTTGCAGGGGGGGAGGGACCTCCCCAAGAGGGGCAGTCATCCAAGGGGAACAAATTCAAACGTGATGAAGGCAGGAGAGTTGCAAAGCTGAAGGCGGGATTGTAATGGGTTTGAATTGTTAGATGTTAACAATGGCGCAACATCACTTATTGGGTCTTCTCATTGTATTATATGATTTATGTAGTGTCAATACAATGAGATTTACATCGTGACTAAGATTTTACTCATAAGAGTTTTCTTGATTATATtatatgtcattcttcttcttgctaattcttttatttctattttagTTCACTTTAAGCTTTACTTTTTATTTCATTATCGCACAAGATCAAATTCAAGACATTTTGATTGCTCACAAATGAAAATATTAACTTGTATATTCAACATAGTTGATTGCTAATTATTATGGTTAATACAACTTAATATGTGATTGTATTGGAGAGTGCTTTTTGAATACATGCATTGATTAATGAATATAAAACGATACAAATAAATTTGTCTCTTATTGATGTATGCAAACAATTTAGGATTATGCTTTTATAACCTAGAGGCATTAATTTAAAAATTTGGCATCAACACTAATGAGTAATAGTCAAATCCTAGAAATTTAGTCTCATAATGcaaaaatgaaatttgaaattagAGGTTGGAATCATCCAAACAATTTTATTTATAAGACAAGATTATGATTACGATTATGATCAAGATCAAGGTAAGTGAATTATTGAGAAATGGATACAAGATATTCTAGATACAATATACAATATAATAACATATATGAATGATGAGTTAAATTCCAACTtaatcaaaataccaaaacaatcaaattatatattaaattatacatctaaaacatcaatccaaaataacatAAAACTAGAATAAAGATGTTGAAATTATGTACTTTTCTCCTTTACACATTACAAtctattaagtaaataaaaatttaaaaattggatAGTAGCTCATATTGTCCAATTTAAAAGAAATTGACCAATCCAATAAAGATGGGGTTCTATGGAGGGGAGCCTAAGAATCTTCTATATAACAAACTAGAATCTTGTCCTTGATAATAGAGTTACTAATATTTTTTAATCAATAGATTGTCCCCACTCACTTATTCATAAAATTAGGAGTCTCAAATTTCTAATTATCAATTTTATGtgtttttagaagaaataatttttttattcctAAATCTATGATATTAACATTTAATTATAACTTAAGAAATAATCCAGCTAAATActacaaaaataattaaatgaaagaTTGTGTATTGTATTTCTTATTTTATTAGGCCTATGATAGTACAATAAAGTCATAATAATGCaataacaatataataataaatataaaaaataagacaataataatataacaaaaatattataataaaaaattaaaataatataataataattaaaaaaattattcatacaactaatataataatatctttaaacatacatttcaaaatgatataGTATAAATAGCGAGatcaccaatttttttaaaaattcataaatttaaaatttcaaGCTGAGAAAATAGCATCTAGATGGTGAATTTCTGATCAGCAACCACTGTAATATTTTAGGAAAAGGATCATGGCCCAAGTGCACAATCAGTTTCACCCAAAGATTCCACTGATTTGATCATTCAGATAGCCGGATGACGCCACACGACAAGCTTAAGTTCAATCCCTGAATTTGTAATAATCAATGCGAATCAAAGACTTGACACTGATGTCTTTCTTCAATCTCTGATGTCCCAATTTTACTGGAATCCTTGTAAACTAAGGCGGTACAGCACTCTTGCAGGCAGATGGGTGAAATGGGAATAACCCAATtcatgttgttattgttattatcaTGCTTCTCTCTCCTATTTTGCACTCTCTCTTCGTCCCATTCAGCCGAAGATGAGGTAGCCGTAGCCCATTTCCAGCAATACTTAAGAATACCTACTGCCCACCCGAATCTCAACTATAAACCAGCCCAAGAATTCTCGTCCCATTCAGCCGAAGATGAGGTAGCCGTAGCCCATTTCCAGCAATACTTAAGAATACCTACTGCCCACCCGAATCCCAACTATAAACCAGCCCAAGAATTCATACTCTCCAGAGCCAAATCCATAGGCCTTGATATCCAAGTACTAGAATTCACCAAAGAGAAACCTCTTATACTCCTCACATGGACTGGCAAAAACCCCTCAATGCCTTCTATACTGTTGAACTCTCATATGGACAGTGTTCCTGCAGAGGCAGACAAATGGGTTCATGACCCTTTTGGGGCCACTAAGGACAGCACAGGCAATATTTATGCCAGGGGAGCCCAAGATGACAAATGTATTGGAATGCAGTATCTTGAAGCCATTGAAAGACTTAAAACACAGGGATTTCAACCTCTAAGAACAGTGCATGTATCTTATGTCCCTGATGAGGAAATTGGTGGCATGGATGGATCGAAGGCCTTTGTTCTATCCAAGGAATTTGAAAAATTGCATGTGGCTTTTGTCCTGGATGAAGGACAGGCGAGCCCCAATGAACATTACAGGGTTTTTTATGCAGACAGAATTCCTTGGAGGTTGATTATTAAGGCTACTGGAGCTCCAGGTCACGGTTCTAAGCTCTACGATAACAGTGCTCTTGAGAATCTTATAGAGAGTATGGCTGTTATAGATCGTTTTAGGTCAGCTCAATTTGATTTAGTGAAGTCTGGAGTGGCAGAGTATGGAGAAGTGATATCTGTGAATCCAGTTTATGTCAAAGCGGGGACTCCCACCACTACTGTGAGTATTGGATTTATATTTGGCAAATGGTATTCcgagtatttaaatttttttaatctgTTTCTGAGATAATATGGATTTTAAGTTTTTGACTAATGACAAAAATGTCTCCAAGGGACCAAAATTTTAGTAGCAAGATAAACTGATACACTTGTTCAGAGATAACCATaaacatacaaaaaaaaaagtgcaatATGTTCACGAGTTTTGTCCTGAAAGAACCTAGTTGGAAAAAATCTCCCCTAATGTATAGTTACAAAATCCACCATTAAATGTGCCCCAGAAGAGTTCACTCTAAAGATTGCC
This genomic stretch from Cryptomeria japonica chromosome 8, Sugi_1.0, whole genome shotgun sequence harbors:
- the LOC131048359 gene encoding uncharacterized protein LOC131048359; the encoded protein is MGEMGITQFMLLLLLSCFSLLFCTLSSSHSAEDEVAVAHFQQYLRIPTAHPNLNYKPAQEFSSHSAEDEVAVAHFQQYLRIPTAHPNPNYKPAQEFILSRAKSIGLDIQVLEFTKEKPLILLTWTGKNPSMPSILLNSHMDSVPAEADKWVHDPFGATKDSTGNIYARGAQDDKCIGMQYLEAIERLKTQGFQPLRTVHVSYVPDEEIGGMDGSKAFVLSKEFEKLHVAFVLDEGQASPNEHYRVFYADRIPWRLIIKATGAPGHGSKLYDNSALENLIESMAVIDRFRSAQFDLVKSGVAEYGEVISVNPVYVKAGTPTTTGFVMNVQPSEAEAGFDIRLPPTADPQMVRKRISDEWAPAACNMTYQLIQIGPIRDIHGHPLLTVANHSNIWWVQLEKAVLVAGGKLRKPEILASTTDTRFMREKGIPSFGFSPMSNTPILLHDHNEFLNEAEYIKGIKVYKKIIEILSSCTESVDDIAFKDEL